One Pectobacterium polaris DNA window includes the following coding sequences:
- the lptM gene encoding LPS translocon maturation chaperone LptM: MTGLNVMKNVFRQFFLVLSVVSLFGCGLKGPLYMPTDGKSGASTTQQNENQPPQKKTSMRP, encoded by the coding sequence ATGACAGGTCTTAACGTGATGAAAAACGTGTTTCGCCAGTTTTTTCTGGTGTTATCAGTAGTGAGTTTATTCGGTTGTGGTCTGAAAGGGCCGCTTTATATGCCTACCGATGGTAAATCCGGTGCGTCAACGACTCAGCAAAATGAGAACCAGCCGCCGCAAAAGAAAACGTCAATGCGTCCTTAA
- the cyaY gene encoding iron donor protein CyaY — protein MNDSEFHQLADELMLQLEETLDRFEGDADIDYETNGGVMTLSFENGSKIVINRQEPLHQIWLATKAGGYHFNLQAERWVCARSGEDFIALLSAACSDQAGETVHFG, from the coding sequence ATGAACGATAGCGAGTTCCACCAATTAGCCGACGAACTCATGCTTCAGTTGGAAGAAACGCTGGATCGGTTTGAAGGTGATGCCGACATCGATTACGAAACCAACGGCGGCGTGATGACGCTGAGTTTTGAAAATGGCAGCAAAATCGTGATTAATCGGCAGGAGCCGCTGCACCAAATCTGGCTGGCGACCAAAGCAGGCGGTTACCATTTTAATCTTCAGGCGGAACGCTGGGTATGCGCTCGCAGCGGTGAAGATTTTATCGCGCTGCTGTCAGCAGCCTGCTCGGATCAGGCCGGGGAAACCGTTCACTTCGGGTAA
- a CDS encoding MFS transporter → MDSLQRRNLILLALGQGLTGSIISLMTLCSTLVGVSMTPVPLLTTLPITATVCGAALMIYTVSSLMTKYGRRNAFIIGTLIGLVGALLAALAIALHSFSLFVFSTFFLGMSCAFNQYYRFAAAEIFTDNQQKNRAISWVISGGILGGFLGPFAASQSSQLWASYPFLGSFIAAGCICVVTSLLLLGLKLPLMPIVTPSAQRSEPLGSILKSRAFVLGTASCSVGFVVMTLLMNSVPLAMHQHHFSVSHSATVLQWHFVAMYAPALLLVLLAKRLTPIQVVVIGMVCNVVGVAVALSGLTFWHFLFALMLFGIGWAFMFNGGTFMLNAFTHSVHKSRLQGINSLVIYVPNALASLSAGSLMALTSGWPMVNMVGIGMLLLLVLGLIILGRR, encoded by the coding sequence ATGGACTCGTTGCAACGCCGAAACCTGATACTGCTGGCGCTCGGACAAGGGCTGACCGGCAGTATTATTTCCCTGATGACGCTGTGCTCTACGCTGGTTGGCGTATCGATGACGCCCGTTCCGCTGTTGACCACGCTACCGATTACCGCGACGGTGTGCGGTGCGGCGCTGATGATCTATACCGTTTCGTCGCTGATGACAAAATATGGCAGGCGCAATGCGTTCATCATCGGCACGCTGATCGGGCTAGTGGGCGCGCTTTTGGCGGCGCTGGCGATTGCGCTACACAGCTTCTCCCTCTTTGTATTTTCGACATTTTTTCTGGGGATGTCCTGCGCCTTCAATCAGTATTATCGCTTCGCCGCGGCTGAGATATTTACCGATAATCAGCAGAAAAATCGTGCCATTTCGTGGGTGATCAGCGGCGGTATCCTGGGCGGTTTTCTCGGCCCGTTCGCGGCGAGCCAGTCTTCTCAGCTCTGGGCGTCGTACCCGTTTCTCGGCAGCTTTATCGCAGCGGGCTGCATCTGTGTTGTCACGTCTCTGCTGTTGCTTGGCCTGAAACTTCCCCTGATGCCTATTGTGACGCCCAGCGCTCAGCGTAGTGAACCGCTGGGATCGATCCTGAAAAGCCGAGCGTTTGTGTTGGGAACGGCAAGCTGTTCCGTCGGATTTGTCGTGATGACGCTATTGATGAACTCCGTGCCGCTGGCAATGCACCAACACCACTTTTCCGTCAGCCACAGCGCGACGGTGTTGCAATGGCATTTTGTGGCCATGTATGCGCCTGCGCTGCTGTTAGTGCTGCTGGCGAAACGACTGACGCCGATTCAGGTCGTGGTGATTGGCATGGTGTGTAACGTCGTCGGGGTGGCGGTGGCGCTGAGCGGTTTGACGTTCTGGCACTTCCTGTTTGCGCTGATGCTGTTCGGTATCGGGTGGGCGTTTATGTTCAACGGCGGGACATTCATGCTGAACGCGTTTACCCATTCAGTGCATAAATCGCGTTTGCAGGGGATTAACTCGCTGGTGATTTACGTGCCTAACGCGCTGGCTTCGCTGTCTGCTGGCAGCCTGATGGCGCTGACCAGCGGCTGGCCGATGGTCAATATGGTAGGTATCGGCATGCTGTTGTTGCTGGTTCTGGGATTGATAATTCTGGGACGGCGCTGA
- a CDS encoding class I adenylate cyclase — MYFYIETLKQRLDAINQLRVDRALGAMKPAFQQVYSLLPILLHHHHPLMPGYLEGKVPHGICTHTPDEKQQQYLDGIALRWGPFDCSHPQGELPITGIYSMGSTSSIGQSCSSDLDIWVCHQSWLDSEERQLLQKKCTLLEQWAAAQGAEVSFFLMDESRFRHNESGSLSGEDCGTMQHILLLDEFYRTAVRMAGKRILWNMVPVEEESHYDEYVLSLYSQGALAPNEWMDLGGLSTLSAEEYFGASLWQLYKSIDSPYKAVLKTLLLEAYSWEYPDTSLLSKEIKKRLHDGEIVSFGLDPYCMMLDRVTHYLTAINDPTRLDLARRCFYLKVCEKLSREKACVGWRRQILSQLVQEWGWSDEHLAMLDNRANWKIEQVREAHNELLDAMMQTYRNLIRFARRNNLSVSASPQDIGVLTRKLYAAFEALPGKVTLLNPQISPDLSEPNLTFIYVPAGRANRSGWYLYNQAPSMDAIVSHQPLEYNRYLNKLVAWAYFNGLLTPSTRLHIKGNELCNITRLQALVDDVASHFPLRLPAPTPKALYSPCEIRHLAIIVNLEHDPTAAFRNQVVHFDFRHLDVFSFGQQQQCLVGSIDLLYRNSWNEVRTLHFSGEQAVLEALKTILGKMHQDAALPESLEVFCYSQHLRGLIRTRVQQLVSECIELRLTSTRQQEPGRFKAVKVAGQTWGLFFERLSVSVQKLENAVEFYGAISNNKLQGQPVQVETNHVHLPPVVDGVASEGIIQFFFEDLTENQGFNIYILDESNRVEVYHHCEGSKEELVRDVSRFYSSSHDRFTYGSSFINFNLPQFYQIVQLDGRTQVIPFRSSALSHLCITPVVDDEVMTMKQRLQIL; from the coding sequence TTGTACTTCTACATCGAGACTTTGAAGCAAAGACTGGATGCGATCAACCAACTGCGTGTTGACCGTGCTCTGGGAGCAATGAAACCCGCTTTTCAGCAGGTTTACAGTCTTCTGCCCATTTTATTACATCATCATCACCCGTTGATGCCAGGCTACCTTGAAGGCAAGGTGCCTCACGGTATCTGCACTCACACGCCTGATGAAAAGCAGCAACAGTACCTTGATGGCATCGCGTTGCGCTGGGGGCCGTTTGACTGTTCTCATCCGCAGGGTGAACTGCCGATCACGGGCATCTATTCCATGGGAAGCACCTCGTCTATCGGGCAGAGCTGTAGCTCCGATCTCGATATCTGGGTGTGCCACCAATCCTGGCTGGATAGCGAAGAACGCCAACTCCTACAGAAGAAATGTACGCTGCTTGAGCAGTGGGCTGCGGCGCAGGGCGCTGAGGTCAGCTTCTTCCTGATGGATGAAAGCCGTTTCCGCCACAATGAAAGCGGTAGTCTTAGCGGTGAAGACTGCGGCACCATGCAGCACATTCTATTACTCGATGAATTCTACCGTACCGCCGTGCGTATGGCGGGTAAACGTATTCTGTGGAATATGGTGCCGGTCGAGGAAGAATCTCACTACGACGAATATGTGCTGTCGCTGTACTCGCAGGGCGCGCTGGCACCGAACGAGTGGATGGATTTAGGCGGCTTGAGCACGCTGTCGGCGGAAGAGTATTTCGGCGCGAGTCTCTGGCAGCTCTATAAAAGTATCGATTCCCCGTATAAAGCCGTACTGAAGACGCTGCTGTTGGAAGCCTATTCCTGGGAATACCCGGATACCAGCCTGCTGTCGAAAGAAATTAAAAAACGTCTGCATGACGGTGAGATCGTCTCTTTCGGTCTTGATCCTTACTGCATGATGCTGGATCGCGTGACGCACTACCTGACGGCGATCAACGATCCCACGCGTCTGGATCTGGCGCGTCGATGTTTCTACTTAAAAGTCTGTGAAAAGCTCTCCAGAGAAAAAGCCTGCGTCGGCTGGCGTCGCCAGATTCTGAGCCAACTGGTGCAAGAATGGGGCTGGAGCGACGAGCATCTGGCTATGCTGGATAACCGCGCTAACTGGAAAATCGAACAGGTACGCGAAGCACATAATGAGCTGTTGGATGCGATGATGCAGACCTATCGCAACCTGATTCGCTTCGCCCGCCGTAATAATCTGAGCGTCAGCGCCAGCCCGCAGGATATCGGTGTGTTGACCCGTAAACTGTACGCTGCGTTTGAAGCGCTGCCGGGTAAAGTTACCCTGCTGAACCCACAAATTTCGCCCGACTTATCGGAGCCGAATTTAACCTTTATTTATGTTCCTGCGGGGCGCGCGAACCGTTCTGGCTGGTACCTGTACAATCAGGCACCGTCGATGGATGCGATCGTCAGCCATCAGCCGCTGGAATATAACCGCTATCTGAACAAACTGGTGGCGTGGGCATATTTTAACGGCCTGTTGACGCCGAGCACGCGCCTGCACATTAAAGGCAACGAGCTGTGTAACATCACGCGCCTGCAAGCGCTGGTGGACGACGTAGCCAGCCACTTCCCGCTGCGTCTGCCTGCCCCTACGCCGAAGGCGCTGTACAGCCCGTGTGAAATTCGTCATTTGGCGATTATCGTCAATCTGGAACACGATCCGACGGCGGCCTTCCGCAATCAGGTGGTGCATTTCGATTTCCGTCATCTGGATGTCTTTAGCTTCGGCCAGCAGCAGCAGTGTCTGGTCGGCAGTATCGACCTGCTGTATCGCAACTCGTGGAACGAAGTGCGTACGCTGCATTTCAGCGGCGAACAGGCGGTGTTGGAAGCGCTGAAAACCATTCTGGGCAAAATGCATCAGGATGCGGCGCTGCCGGAATCGCTGGAAGTCTTCTGCTACAGCCAGCACCTGCGCGGGCTGATTCGTACCCGTGTGCAGCAACTGGTGTCCGAATGCATTGAGCTGCGCTTGACCAGTACGCGTCAGCAGGAGCCAGGGCGCTTCAAAGCGGTGAAAGTGGCAGGGCAAACCTGGGGTTTGTTCTTCGAGCGGCTGAGTGTATCGGTGCAGAAGCTGGAAAATGCGGTCGAGTTTTATGGCGCGATTTCCAACAACAAACTGCAAGGCCAGCCGGTTCAGGTTGAAACCAACCACGTGCATTTACCGCCAGTGGTCGATGGCGTCGCCAGCGAAGGGATCATCCAGTTCTTCTTTGAAGATCTGACAGAAAATCAGGGCTTTAATATCTATATTCTGGATGAGTCGAATCGCGTTGAGGTGTATCACCATTGTGAAGGCAGTAAAGAAGAGCTGGTGCGTGATGTCAGCCGCTTCTATTCGTCTTCGCACGATCGCTTTACCTACGGTTCCAGCTTTATCAATTTCAACCTGCCGCAGTTCTACCAAATCGTACAGCTGGACGGCCGCACGCAGGTGATCCCGTTCCGCAGCAGCGCACTTTCTCATCTGTGCATTACGCCTGTGGTGGATGATGAGGTGATGACGATGAAGCAGCGGTTACAGATTCTATAA
- the hemC gene encoding hydroxymethylbilane synthase yields the protein MLANIIRIATRQSPLALWQARYVQQCLNHLYPDLHVELVPMVTRGDIILDTPLAKVGGKGLFVKELELALLEGRADIAVHSMKDVPVEFPDGLGLTTICERDDPRDAFVSNHYDSLDQLPEGSCVGTSSLRRQCQLRARRPDLVIRDLRGNVGTRLSKLDNGDYDAIILAVAGLKRLGLEERIRCALSPEESLPAVGQGAIGIECRLDDEHVRQLLAPLNHADTAARVWAERAMNVRLEGGCQVPIGSYAELEGDTLWLRALVGAPDGSQMIVGERKGSVSDAEQIGIALAEELLAKGASAILQAVYQGSSSS from the coding sequence ATGTTAGCCAATATTATTAGAATTGCCACCCGACAAAGCCCGCTAGCCCTATGGCAAGCACGATATGTTCAGCAGTGTCTGAACCACCTCTACCCGGATTTACACGTGGAGCTGGTACCGATGGTAACCCGCGGCGACATCATCCTGGATACGCCACTGGCAAAGGTCGGCGGTAAAGGATTGTTTGTTAAAGAACTGGAATTGGCGCTGCTTGAAGGGCGCGCTGATATCGCCGTCCACTCCATGAAAGATGTGCCCGTCGAATTCCCAGACGGCCTCGGCCTGACCACCATTTGCGAACGCGACGACCCGCGCGACGCTTTTGTTTCCAATCATTACGACAGCCTCGATCAATTACCAGAAGGCAGCTGTGTCGGCACCTCCAGTCTGCGCCGCCAATGCCAGCTACGCGCCCGACGTCCCGATCTGGTGATCCGTGATTTGCGCGGCAATGTCGGTACACGCCTGTCAAAACTGGATAACGGCGACTATGACGCCATTATTCTTGCTGTCGCCGGCCTGAAACGCCTCGGCCTTGAAGAACGCATCCGCTGTGCATTAAGCCCTGAAGAGTCTCTGCCTGCCGTCGGACAAGGCGCTATCGGCATCGAATGCCGTTTGGATGACGAACATGTCCGCCAACTCCTCGCCCCGCTCAATCACGCCGATACCGCGGCTCGCGTATGGGCTGAACGCGCCATGAATGTACGCCTTGAAGGCGGCTGTCAGGTGCCGATTGGCAGCTATGCTGAACTGGAAGGCGACACGCTGTGGCTACGTGCGCTGGTTGGCGCGCCGGACGGTAGCCAAATGATCGTCGGTGAACGTAAAGGAAGCGTCTCCGATGCCGAACAAATCGGCATTGCACTGGCTGAAGAGCTGTTAGCAAAAGGAGCCAGCGCCATCCTTCAAGCCGTTTATCAAGGGTCAAGCTCATCATGA
- the hemD gene encoding uroporphyrinogen-III synthase, translating into MTILVTRPSPTGEQLVTRLRKLGYNAWHSPLIEFSPGRELASLPSLLQALSADDLVFALSQHAIHYADPMLARTGISWPAHLAYYAIGRTTALALHKISAHPVTYPPERETSETLLQLPDLQDVSGKRALLLRGNGGRELLGETLTERGAQVTYCECYQRRDVHYDGLEQSRHWQQIGIDKLVITSGEMLQRIYTLVPDYYRASWLLGCQLIVVSERLAEQARQLGWRDIRVADNADNDALVRALQ; encoded by the coding sequence ATGACTATTCTGGTTACCCGTCCGTCACCAACTGGCGAACAACTGGTGACCCGTTTAAGAAAGCTCGGCTATAACGCCTGGCACAGCCCGCTGATCGAGTTTTCACCCGGACGAGAACTCGCCAGCCTGCCTTCACTATTACAGGCACTGAGCGCCGACGATTTGGTGTTTGCGCTCTCACAACACGCCATTCATTACGCCGATCCGATGCTGGCACGCACAGGCATCAGTTGGCCTGCCCATCTCGCTTATTACGCCATCGGCCGTACCACCGCGCTGGCGCTGCATAAAATCAGCGCACACCCGGTAACCTATCCGCCTGAGCGCGAAACCAGCGAAACGCTCCTGCAACTTCCTGACCTGCAAGATGTTTCCGGTAAACGCGCGCTATTGCTGCGCGGCAACGGCGGCAGGGAACTGCTGGGAGAAACGCTAACCGAACGCGGCGCACAGGTGACCTACTGTGAATGTTATCAGCGCAGAGACGTTCACTATGACGGGCTAGAGCAAAGCCGCCACTGGCAACAAATAGGCATCGACAAACTGGTGATTACCAGCGGAGAAATGCTACAACGGATCTATACTTTAGTACCTGATTACTATCGGGCTTCCTGGTTACTCGGCTGCCAGCTGATCGTCGTCAGCGAACGGCTGGCAGAACAGGCTCGTCAGCTTGGCTGGCGTGATATCCGAGTGGCCGATAACGCCGATAACGATGCGCTCGTGCGCGCACTACAATAA
- the hemX gene encoding uroporphyrinogen-III C-methyltransferase has protein sequence MTEHNTPTAPSDEVAERVEPAHQQQDPAPQPKRSGAVLGAIAIVIALAIGAGLYYHGHQQAQKETAALQRLEAQLNTLQQQHKQEQQQWLDAQQQQSKAQETAAQRLEALTRQSDELRDKLAALSSHDTNTWLIAQADFLVKLAGRKLWSDKDVTTAGALLKSADASLAEMNDPSLIEIRRALTNDIGALAGVSQVDFDGIILKVNQLTDQLDNLQLADNNTDEAPMDANSTELSASLSEWRQNLSKSWHNFLADFITIRRRDSAAEPLLAPNQDVYLRENIRSRLLVAAQAIPRHQNEVYKQSLETAATWVRAYFDTTDPTTQAFLDQLDALSQQSVSLDVPTELQSQALLEKLMQTRVRNLLAQAPATQQGE, from the coding sequence ATGACGGAACACAATACCCCCACAGCTCCATCCGACGAGGTTGCTGAACGGGTTGAACCCGCGCATCAGCAGCAGGATCCTGCACCGCAGCCCAAACGTAGCGGTGCCGTGCTCGGGGCGATCGCGATTGTGATTGCGCTGGCAATAGGCGCGGGCTTGTATTACCACGGCCACCAGCAGGCGCAGAAAGAAACCGCTGCGCTGCAACGTCTGGAAGCGCAGTTAAACACATTGCAGCAGCAGCATAAGCAAGAGCAGCAGCAGTGGCTGGACGCTCAACAGCAGCAAAGCAAAGCGCAGGAGACTGCCGCACAGCGTCTTGAGGCGCTAACGCGTCAGTCGGACGAGCTGCGCGATAAGCTGGCGGCGCTTTCCAGCCATGACACCAATACCTGGCTGATCGCTCAGGCAGATTTTCTGGTGAAACTGGCAGGACGCAAGTTGTGGAGTGACAAAGACGTCACCACCGCAGGCGCATTGCTGAAAAGCGCGGACGCTAGCCTGGCGGAAATGAACGATCCCAGCCTAATAGAAATCCGCCGCGCACTGACCAACGATATCGGTGCACTGGCAGGCGTGAGTCAGGTCGATTTTGACGGCATCATTCTGAAAGTAAATCAGCTCACCGATCAGCTGGATAACTTACAGCTCGCCGACAACAATACTGATGAAGCACCGATGGACGCCAACAGCACAGAGCTGTCCGCTTCCTTGAGCGAGTGGCGACAAAATCTAAGCAAGAGCTGGCACAATTTCCTGGCTGATTTTATCACCATTCGCCGCCGCGACAGCGCTGCCGAACCGCTGCTGGCACCGAATCAGGATGTGTATCTGCGCGAGAATATCCGCTCACGTCTGCTGGTTGCCGCACAGGCCATTCCTCGCCACCAGAATGAAGTGTACAAACAGTCGCTGGAAACGGCAGCAACCTGGGTTCGCGCCTACTTCGATACCACCGACCCCACGACGCAGGCCTTTTTGGATCAGCTCGATGCCTTAAGCCAGCAGTCAGTTTCACTGGATGTCCCAACGGAGCTACAAAGTCAGGCACTGTTGGAAAAACTGATGCAAACGCGCGTTCGTAACCTACTGGCTCAGGCGCCAGCCACACAGCAAGGGGAATGA
- the hemY gene encoding protoheme IX biogenesis protein HemY → MLKVLLLFLILIAGIVIGPIVAGHQGYVLIQTDNYDIQTSVTGLVIMLVLFFLAFLAVELVLRRIFRTGSRTRGWFLGRKRTRARKQTKAALLKLAEGDYLQVEKLLTRNADHAEQPVVNYLLAAEAAQQRGDDFRTKQYLERAAEVADTDQLPVDITRVRIQLARNEDHAARHGVDKLLEVAPRHPEVLRLAEQAFLRTHAYSALLDILPAMRKINLYPEERLLDLQQQAYIGLMNQAMADGGSEGLKSWWNNQSRKVRHEIPLQVAMVEHLIECDDHDTAQKIILDGLKRQYDERLILLMPRLKAGNPEQLEKVLHQYIKQQGATALLSSTLGQLLMKHGEWQQASDAFRTALELRPDAYDYAWRADALDRLHLPDEAAQMRREGLLLTLQQPAS, encoded by the coding sequence ATGCTAAAAGTCTTATTGCTGTTCCTGATCCTGATCGCCGGCATCGTGATCGGCCCGATCGTCGCGGGTCACCAAGGTTACGTCCTGATCCAAACGGATAACTACGACATTCAAACCAGCGTGACCGGTCTGGTCATTATGCTGGTACTGTTCTTTCTCGCCTTTTTGGCGGTGGAATTGGTGCTCCGCCGGATCTTTCGTACCGGATCCCGCACGCGTGGCTGGTTCCTCGGCCGCAAACGCACACGCGCCAGAAAACAGACCAAAGCCGCGCTGCTCAAGCTGGCCGAGGGCGATTATTTACAGGTAGAGAAGCTACTGACGCGCAATGCCGATCATGCCGAGCAGCCTGTGGTTAACTACCTGCTGGCAGCCGAAGCCGCTCAGCAGCGCGGCGACGACTTCCGCACCAAGCAATATCTGGAGCGTGCCGCCGAGGTTGCAGATACCGATCAGCTTCCGGTAGATATTACACGCGTGCGTATTCAGCTAGCGCGTAATGAAGATCATGCTGCACGTCACGGCGTGGACAAACTGCTGGAGGTTGCGCCCCGCCATCCTGAGGTACTGCGTTTAGCGGAGCAGGCTTTCCTGCGTACTCACGCCTACAGCGCGCTGCTGGATATTCTGCCTGCGATGCGCAAGATCAATCTGTACCCTGAAGAACGTTTGTTGGATCTACAGCAGCAGGCCTATATCGGCCTGATGAATCAGGCGATGGCAGATGGTGGCAGCGAAGGGTTGAAATCATGGTGGAATAATCAGAGCCGCAAAGTACGCCATGAAATCCCGCTCCAGGTCGCGATGGTTGAGCATTTGATCGAGTGTGACGATCATGATACCGCTCAGAAGATCATTCTCGATGGACTCAAACGCCAGTATGACGAACGTTTGATCCTGCTCATGCCACGCCTCAAAGCCGGAAACCCAGAACAGCTGGAAAAAGTGCTGCATCAGTACATCAAGCAGCAAGGCGCTACTGCGCTGTTGAGTAGTACGTTAGGTCAGTTGCTGATGAAACACGGCGAGTGGCAGCAGGCCAGCGATGCTTTCCGCACCGCATTGGAATTACGGCCGGACGCTTACGATTATGCCTGGCGTGCAGATGCGCTAGATCGGTTGCATCTGCCGGATGAAGCGGCCCAAATGCGGCGCGAAGGGCTGTTACTCACGCTACAGCAGCCTGCCAGCTAA
- a CDS encoding M20 peptidase aminoacylase family protein: MRTAPQHEPLAQFIQAFRHDLHRNPELSNQEFETTKKIRAVLEKEGIRVLDLPLKTGLVAEVGGLQDGPLVVVRSDIDALPIEEESGVEFTSLNKGVMHACGHDFHSSAALGAAILLKKIEPELKGTVRILFQAAEETGLGAPEVIAVGALDNAVAIFGIHNDPTLPVGVIGGKDGALTAGVDRFEIKIAAKGCHAAKPHEGNDPIIILGQLISAVQTIISRTVSSDNNAVVSITQVHSGSTWNVIPDTAYVEGTVRTFNQAARDLIEQRFRQIVAGIASTFGAEIEFLWHAGPPSVINTPEWVEFALNVASDEGFEARRVEASPIGEDFAFYQQKLPGTFMMVGSGGPYALHHPKFRVDDSALFPTAHYLYQVAKQSLEQLSSR, encoded by the coding sequence ATGAGAACAGCACCTCAGCACGAGCCTCTGGCTCAGTTTATTCAGGCATTTCGCCACGATTTACACCGCAACCCTGAACTGTCGAATCAGGAGTTTGAGACCACGAAGAAGATTCGTGCGGTATTGGAAAAAGAGGGCATTCGTGTCCTCGACCTGCCGCTGAAAACCGGCCTGGTCGCGGAAGTCGGCGGCTTACAGGATGGTCCACTGGTCGTGGTTCGTTCTGATATCGATGCCCTGCCGATTGAAGAAGAGTCCGGCGTAGAATTTACGTCGCTCAACAAAGGCGTGATGCACGCCTGCGGTCATGATTTTCACTCTTCCGCTGCGCTGGGCGCGGCGATTCTGCTGAAGAAAATCGAGCCGGAGCTGAAAGGTACGGTGCGGATTTTGTTCCAGGCTGCTGAAGAGACCGGGCTGGGCGCACCGGAAGTCATTGCCGTCGGCGCGTTGGACAATGCGGTAGCGATTTTCGGCATTCACAACGATCCGACGCTGCCTGTTGGCGTCATTGGTGGGAAAGATGGTGCATTGACGGCGGGCGTTGACCGCTTTGAGATCAAGATCGCAGCGAAAGGCTGTCACGCTGCGAAACCGCATGAAGGTAACGATCCGATTATCATTCTGGGTCAGCTGATTTCTGCCGTACAGACCATCATCAGCCGTACGGTATCGTCCGACAATAACGCGGTGGTGTCGATTACTCAGGTACATAGCGGCAGCACTTGGAACGTTATTCCGGACACTGCCTATGTTGAAGGCACGGTCAGAACGTTCAATCAGGCCGCACGCGATTTGATTGAACAGCGTTTCCGTCAGATTGTTGCAGGTATCGCTAGCACCTTTGGCGCAGAAATTGAGTTCCTGTGGCATGCAGGGCCGCCGTCGGTGATCAACACGCCAGAGTGGGTTGAGTTTGCGCTGAATGTGGCGAGTGACGAAGGGTTTGAAGCGCGCCGCGTGGAAGCCAGCCCGATTGGTGAAGATTTCGCGTTCTATCAGCAGAAACTGCCAGGTACGTTCATGATGGTCGGCTCCGGTGGACCGTATGCGCTGCACCACCCAAAATTCCGCGTTGATGACAGCGCGCTGTTCCCGACCGCGCACTATCTGTATCAGGTAGCGAAGCAGAGTTTAGAACAGCTGTCCTCCCGTTAA